CCACTTGACCATACGCGAGGGGACGGCACGCGGGCGTAAAAGCCTCGCGCGCCGATACGTGGCCTTTTACGTGTCGCGCGTCTACCGACGGCCATGATTTTCGAGAACCTACCGACGACCCCCACGTCGGAGGAACTCCTCGACAAGGCGTTCTCCCGGGCGGCACGCGCGGGGCGCGCCAAGCAGGGCCGGGAGGCACAGGAGTCGATGCTCCAGACCTCCTCGAACATCCTCGGGGACAACCTCCACAACGTCGTGACGGAGTGGCCGGACTTCGACCACGTCGACGAGTTCTACTACGAACTCGCGGACGCCATCCTGCGAGACGAGTTCGCCGACGACGAGGGCGTGGACAGACTCCGCAAGCACCTCTCGGAACTCTCGTGGGCGTCGAAGAAGACCCACGACCTCGGCCGCGAGTACATCGGGAAACTCCCGCACGACGCGGACGCCGCCCGGAAGATTCGCAAGCAGGGGTTCGCGCGGATGGGCTCCGTGATGAACCAGGTCGAGGACGACCTCGACGCCGTCGGGCGGGCGCGTGACGCGCTGAAGGTGCTACCGGACATCCGGCCGGACGAACCGACCGTGGTCGTCGCGGGCTACCCGAACGTCGGGAAGTCGTCGTTCGTGAACACCGTGACGAACGCCAAAATCGAGACCGCGGAGTACCCGTTCACGACGAAGGGCGTGCGCGTCGGCCACTTCGAGAACGACCGCGTGCGCTGGCAACTCGTGGACACGCCGGGTCTGCTCGACCGACCGGCCGACGAGCGCAACGAAATCGAGGACCAGGCGGTCTCCGCGCTCGCCCACGCCGGCGACGTCATCTTGTTCTTCCTCGACCCGAGCGGGACGTGTGGCTACCCCCTCGACGACCAGCGCGCGCTCCGCGCGGAGGTCGCCGACCGCTTCGGCGACACGCCGCTGGTCACGGTCTGCAACAAGACCGACCTCTCCGAGGACGTGGAGGCCGACTGCTACATGAGTATCGAGGAAGGCGAGGGCGTCGAGGACGCGCTCGACGCGGCGGTCGAAGCGGCGGGGTACGAGCCCGAACTGCCCTTCGAGGACTCCTAGGCGACGTCGAGGTCGTCGGTCCGACCGTTCTCGCGTCAGTCCACGCGCTCGACTTCGACGTACCTGACTTCGACAGCGAGGTCGCGGCCGGCGCGCTCGTCGATGCGGTCGTTCAACTGTTCTGGGAGGTCGGGGTAGTCGGCGTCGGGCGGCACGCCGAGTGTGACGACGACGGTCTGTGGCTGGCGGACGATGAGGCCGCGCTCGTACTCGAAGCGCGTGTCCAGTAGCGTGACGCCCGGATACCCGTCCTCGGCCACGACGTCGTCGACGGCGTCGTTGATGGCCTGCTCGGTGGACGCCGACTCGAAGGACGCGAACGTGACGCCGCCGAGGAACGCCGACAGCACCGCGATGGCGATTGCGAGCACGGCGACGCGCTTCACGAGCGAGGACCGCGCTTCGCCGACGCGGAAGAACCGCTCGGGCCGATAGCCCGAGTACCACAGCACGACGAGCGCCGCGAGGTTGATGGAGAGAACGTTCACCGCGACGAGAATCGAGGACCCGACGGCGAGCGTCGGGATGTTCCACGCGACGCCGATGCCGACGGCGGCTGCCGGCGGGATGAGCGCCACGGCGATGGCGACGCCGACGAGCGCCGCGGAGACGCCGGTCATCAGGCTGAACGCGCCCGCGACGCCGGCGCCGAGCGCGACGACGAGCGAGAGGAAGTCCGGGCGCAGGCGCTCTCTGACCTCGGTGAGCGAGAGCACGTCGAGGCCGGGCGGCACGACGTTCGTCTCCTTCACGAACAGCGCGAACGCCGTCGACCCGAGTATCGCGAGCGCGACGCCGACCAACTGGAGGCGGACGCCCCGCCGGAACAGGTCCTCGTCGTTGACGACGGTGCCGACGCTCGCGGACATCGCCGGGCCGAGCAGGGGCGCGATGACCATCGACCCGACGACAGTCGCCGGCGAGTTCAACAGCAGGCCGGCGGTCGCGATGACGGTGCTGACGACGGTCATCACGACGTACGTCTGCCGGGACGGCGCGAGGTCCTCGGCGCGCGCCACCAGTTCCTCGCGGGCGATGCGGTCGCCGTTCTCCGCGTCCACCTCGTAGCGCGCCTCCAGTTCCTCGAACCGCCGGGAGACGACCGTCTCGGCGTCCACGACGACCGTGTACGCGTCCTCGGAGAGTCCCACGCTCCGGAGCGATTCGAGGACTTCTTCGACGGCCTCCGTCGGGAGCGGGAAGTGGACGACCGCGGTGTACTCGCGGCCGCTCGTCTCGTCGGTCACGACGTAGTCGATGCCCTCGTCGTCGAGGACGCCGAGGACGGCGTCGCGTTTCCCCGCGGGCACCGTCACCTGTACGAGTCGCACGCCTCCCGATTGAGGGGGGGCGAAGAAAAGCGTTCAGGGGCGAGTGCCGTCTCTCGGGTCGGCAGCGTTACGCGGCGGTCGCGTTGTACGTCACGCGCACGTCGGCGGTGACGGTGACGGGACCGGACTGGATGGACGTACCGGCGTCGCCGCCCGCGCTCGCGTACGCCGCTTCGACGCGGTAGCCGCGGTAGTTCGTGTCCGCGGAGACGATGGTGTGGACGCCCGTGACGGAGACGCTGCCGGCGGCGGCGAGCGTGTCGGCGCGGTTGCGCGCGTTCTCCATCGCCTTCGTCAGCGCCTCGTTGTGGAGTTCTTCGCGTTTCTCCTCGGAGAGCGTGAAGGAGACGCCGTTGACCGTGTCGGCGCCGTTCTCGACGGCGAGGTCGATGACTTCGCCGGCGGCCTCGGTGTCAGCGAGCGTGATTTCGAACGCGTGGACGCCGCGGTAGCCGCGGGTCTCGGTGCCTTCGGGCGTGCGCTCGCGTTCCTCGCGGATGTCGTAGTGCGCGGTGCGGATGTCCTCGGACGCGATGCCGTAGTCTTCGAGCGCGCTGCGGAGCGATTCGGCGCCGGACGCGAGTTCCTCGCGGACCGCCGTCGAGTCGTCGCCGGTCGCGGTGACGGCGACGCGCACGATGGCCTGGTCGGGCGTGGCCTCGACCTGGCCGTTCGCGGAGACGGTAATCGACTTGCCGGACTGGTCGGGCTGGCTGGCCGCGGCGGAGCCGCTGCCGAGCGCGAGCGCGCCGGCGACGCCGGCGCTCACGAGCAGGGCCGAACCGAGGACGGCCATCAGGAGTGTCTTCCGTTGCATACGAGACTGTCTACGACACAACACCTCTTGAAGGTCTCTGGGACTGAAAGGGTCGTTTGAGCGTTCGAGCCGGTGACGCGGGACTTAACCCCGTTCGCGGGCAACAGCGAGTATGTTCGAGAACCGCCCCGACCGGAGCGACGAGGTCGTGCTCGTCGGCCGGTCGAACGTCGGGAAGTCCACGCTGATGCGCGAGATTACGGGCCACAAGGTCCCCACGGGACAGAAACCCGGCGTCACGCGCGAACCCAACCACTTCGACTGGGCGAGCGAGGACTTCATGGTCACCGACCTGCCGGGCTTCGGCTACATGCAGGGCGTCGAGGAGGGCCACGAGGAGGCCATCAAGACGGAGGTCGTGCAGTACGTCGAGGAGTACGCCGAGAACGTCATGGTCGGCGTGCTCGTCCTCGACGGGAAGGCCGCCGTCGACATCATCGACCGCCACAGCGGCGACGACGAGATTCCCCACGTCGTGGAACTCTACTACCTCCTCGAGGAACTCGGCATCCAGCCGGTCGTCGCCGTGAACAAGATGGACAAAGTCCCGGACCGCGACGAGCGCTTGAACGACATCGCGGACCGCCTCGGCCTCTACCCGCCGTGGAAGCAGTGGCGGGACGTCATCGCGCCCATCACCGCGAAGAAGGGGAAGATCGGTCCCTTCGAGGACGCGATGAAGAGCCACCTCGAAGCCGCGAAGCGCGACGACCTGAAGAAGTTCTTCGCGTGACCGGCAGCATTCTGGTCCGCGAACCCAGCGCTTACGGAGCCCCGACGAGCGTCTAGGGACGATGAGTCGCCTCGACGAGACGACGCGACGCGGCCTGCTCGGTCTCGCGGGCGCCCTCGCCATCACCGGGGGTGCCGGCTACGGGATGTCGAAACTCTCGACTGGCGGCGACGGCGCGTCGTCCGCGCCCCTCCACCACACCACGGAGACGACGAGTCTCGGCCTCGACCTCGACGGTCACCCGGTGATGGGGTCGATGGACGCGCCCGTGGACGTCTACTACTACACTGACTACCAGTGCCCGTTCTGCGGGCGCTTCGAGCAGAACGCGCTCCCGAAACTCGTCTCGAACGAGGTGTCGTCTGGCACCGCCCGCCTCGTGTTCGTGGAGTTCCCGAACATCGGCCCGGCGTCGACGACGGCGGCCGTCCTCGACCGGTGCGTGTGGCGGCAGGTCCGCGAGTCGGACCCGCAGGCGTGGTGGCGGTGGCACACCACGCTGTTCGACGAGCAGGGCCAGCCGAACTCGGGGTGGGCGTCGCGGGAGAACCTCCTCGGCATCGCCGAGGACGTGGACGGCGTGGACGCGGCGGCCGTCGAGGCGTGCGCGGACGACCACGGCGAGGCGATTCGGGACAGCATCGCGGCGGACGTAGAGCGAGGAAAGACGTACGGCGTCCGGGCGACGCCGACGTCGGTGTTCGTCAAGCGAGGAACAGAGAAAGCCGGCCGGGTCGTCGGCGCACAACCGTACTCGCGGTTCCAGACCGCGGTAGAGCGCATCCGAGACGCATGACGCGAGCGACCGCGACCGGACTGCTGGCGGCGTTCGGGTACGCCTGCTCGACGGGACGACGCGTCCTCGGTGCGTCGGTCGCCGCGGCAGTGGCGTACGGCGTGCTCGTGTTGAGCGCGTTCCCGTCGTACACCGCCCAGATGGTGCGCGCCGACGTGGCGTACGTGGACGACGCGCTCGTCGCGCTGTCCGAGAACACGGCGGCGACGGCGGGCACCGTGGGGTTCGCGCTGGTCGTGTTGTACGCGCTGACGACCGGCGTCGCCGTCGTCGCCGCCGTCGGCCAACTCCGGTACGGCGACCAGTCCGGCGCCGGCGGCGTCACCGGCGTCCTCCCCGGTCTCGTAGCGTCAGGGTGTGCGAGTTGCGGCGCGGGCCTGCTCGGCCTGTTCGGGTTCGCGGGCGCGCTCGCCGCGCTCCCGTTCCACGGCAACCTCCTGCGGTTCGCGGGTATCGCGGTGCTGGTGTGGTTTCTCGCCCGCACGGGCGACCCGCGGAACTGCAGCGTCGACCGCGGAGCGCCGGTCGAGTGACGGCGTAGCCTCAAGTACGGGGACGCGACCACGCCGCCCCGTGACGTGACAGTCACCGCGAGCCGACCACTTCGGAACGACGGCCGGACGGCTCGCGGGCGGGACGGCCGTCTGCACGAAATCGAGGGGGCG
The nucleotide sequence above comes from Halobacterium litoreum. Encoded proteins:
- a CDS encoding NOG1 family protein — its product is MIFENLPTTPTSEELLDKAFSRAARAGRAKQGREAQESMLQTSSNILGDNLHNVVTEWPDFDHVDEFYYELADAILRDEFADDEGVDRLRKHLSELSWASKKTHDLGREYIGKLPHDADAARKIRKQGFARMGSVMNQVEDDLDAVGRARDALKVLPDIRPDEPTVVVAGYPNVGKSSFVNTVTNAKIETAEYPFTTKGVRVGHFENDRVRWQLVDTPGLLDRPADERNEIEDQAVSALAHAGDVILFFLDPSGTCGYPLDDQRALRAEVADRFGDTPLVTVCNKTDLSEDVEADCYMSIEEGEGVEDALDAAVEAAGYEPELPFEDS
- a CDS encoding TIGR00341 family protein, encoding MRLVQVTVPAGKRDAVLGVLDDEGIDYVVTDETSGREYTAVVHFPLPTEAVEEVLESLRSVGLSEDAYTVVVDAETVVSRRFEELEARYEVDAENGDRIAREELVARAEDLAPSRQTYVVMTVVSTVIATAGLLLNSPATVVGSMVIAPLLGPAMSASVGTVVNDEDLFRRGVRLQLVGVALAILGSTAFALFVKETNVVPPGLDVLSLTEVRERLRPDFLSLVVALGAGVAGAFSLMTGVSAALVGVAIAVALIPPAAAVGIGVAWNIPTLAVGSSILVAVNVLSINLAALVVLWYSGYRPERFFRVGEARSSLVKRVAVLAIAIAVLSAFLGGVTFASFESASTEQAINDAVDDVVAEDGYPGVTLLDTRFEYERGLIVRQPQTVVVTLGVPPDADYPDLPEQLNDRIDERAGRDLAVEVRYVEVERVD
- a CDS encoding SIMPL domain-containing protein; the protein is MQRKTLLMAVLGSALLVSAGVAGALALGSGSAAASQPDQSGKSITVSANGQVEATPDQAIVRVAVTATGDDSTAVREELASGAESLRSALEDYGIASEDIRTAHYDIREERERTPEGTETRGYRGVHAFEITLADTEAAGEVIDLAVENGADTVNGVSFTLSEEKREELHNEALTKAMENARNRADTLAAAGSVSVTGVHTIVSADTNYRGYRVEAAYASAGGDAGTSIQSGPVTVTADVRVTYNATAA
- the engB gene encoding GTP-binding protein EngB, with product MFENRPDRSDEVVLVGRSNVGKSTLMREITGHKVPTGQKPGVTREPNHFDWASEDFMVTDLPGFGYMQGVEEGHEEAIKTEVVQYVEEYAENVMVGVLVLDGKAAVDIIDRHSGDDEIPHVVELYYLLEELGIQPVVAVNKMDKVPDRDERLNDIADRLGLYPPWKQWRDVIAPITAKKGKIGPFEDAMKSHLEAAKRDDLKKFFA
- a CDS encoding DsbA family protein, translating into MSRLDETTRRGLLGLAGALAITGGAGYGMSKLSTGGDGASSAPLHHTTETTSLGLDLDGHPVMGSMDAPVDVYYYTDYQCPFCGRFEQNALPKLVSNEVSSGTARLVFVEFPNIGPASTTAAVLDRCVWRQVRESDPQAWWRWHTTLFDEQGQPNSGWASRENLLGIAEDVDGVDAAAVEACADDHGEAIRDSIAADVERGKTYGVRATPTSVFVKRGTEKAGRVVGAQPYSRFQTAVERIRDA